The Campylobacter concisus genome has a window encoding:
- a CDS encoding ABC-type transport auxiliary lipoprotein family protein, which produces MRNLIFLAAAFLFFGCSLKTNVPMATMYEIHYSNKECSAENKQKELKNVFIENVSALDMVDTRKILIVAENNKIRYLTDAKFVSEPSEMIYKSLVKGLYSNCAAKPIFSPNAKDLRLKVSIISLQIRGDKAEVSLAYELFNANTSLKSGMITKEIFCPDPSSSTIFETINKAANSAIDTLISEIIY; this is translated from the coding sequence ATGAGAAATTTAATCTTTCTAGCGGCTGCATTTTTATTTTTTGGCTGCTCGCTAAAGACCAATGTGCCAATGGCAACTATGTATGAAATTCACTACTCAAACAAAGAGTGCTCAGCTGAAAACAAGCAAAAAGAGCTAAAAAATGTCTTTATCGAAAACGTAAGTGCCCTTGATATGGTCGATACTAGAAAAATTCTAATAGTTGCTGAAAACAATAAGATAAGATATTTGACAGACGCCAAATTTGTATCTGAGCCAAGCGAGATGATCTATAAGTCGCTTGTAAAAGGACTTTACTCAAACTGCGCTGCAAAGCCGATATTTTCGCCAAATGCAAAGGATCTTAGGCTAAAAGTTAGCATCATCTCACTTCAAATAAGAGGCGACAAGGCCGAAGTTTCGCTAGCGTATGAGCTATTTAACGCAAACACCTCGCTAAAATCAGGCATGATCACAAAAGAAATTTTCTGCCCAGACCCAAGCTCAAGCACTATTTTTGAGACGATAAACAAGGCTGCAAATTCAGCTATCGATACTTTAATCTCTGAAATAATCTACTAA
- a CDS encoding CorA family divalent cation transporter — MSYKSALCGYFYGDAFDYITLISSSQKQVFKFLFKDGKIYKEDLEHECDKSTFEVAIKGICNEYANKILEHQDELNEYEKIYASQKNFEKFIKRHHFLKYEIRKFQNSISHFYEALAICQSEQQGLKKELKNSIHEASVFKTIANEYACRVEDIYTFIQSAKNDKINKNIYLLTLISALFLPLNFITGFFGMNTNGMFLSSFKDGTLIVFAFIAMLCVLFFIFYYRSNKDIS, encoded by the coding sequence ATGAGCTATAAAAGCGCACTTTGTGGATATTTTTATGGAGATGCATTTGACTACATCACGCTCATCTCATCGTCGCAAAAGCAAGTTTTTAAATTTTTATTTAAAGATGGCAAAATTTACAAAGAAGATCTTGAGCATGAATGTGATAAAAGCACGTTTGAAGTAGCTATTAAGGGGATTTGTAACGAATATGCAAATAAAATTTTAGAGCACCAAGACGAGCTAAATGAGTATGAGAAAATTTATGCTAGCCAAAAAAATTTTGAGAAATTTATAAAAAGACACCACTTTTTAAAGTATGAGATCAGAAAATTTCAAAATAGCATTTCGCACTTTTACGAAGCTCTTGCGATCTGCCAAAGTGAGCAGCAAGGGCTAAAAAAAGAGCTTAAAAACAGCATCCACGAAGCAAGTGTCTTTAAGACCATAGCTAACGAATATGCCTGCAGGGTCGAAGACATCTATACATTTATACAAAGCGCTAAAAATGACAAGATAAATAAAAATATCTACCTCTTGACGCTCATTTCGGCTCTATTTTTGCCACTAAATTTCATCACTGGCTTTTTTGGTATGAATACAAATGGCATGTTTTTAAGCTCATTTAAAGACGGCACATTGATAGTTTTTGCCTTTATAGCGATGCTTTGTGTGCTATTTTTTATATTTTATTACAGATCAAATAAGGATATTAGTTAA
- a CDS encoding MlaD family protein, with protein sequence MENRNSYTIVGMFFIACLTAFAIFIWWMTSKNNTKVDFKEYYIHTTELPSGLKVDSTVKFIGVPAGSVSDINFVDDKNALINITMKIREDLPIKADSVASIEVQAISGVASINISRGTKDFKPGDKPILKLEESLLSKLGNNAENITLKINQTLDKVDGFFSAENISHIESILRNIDKFTQVLTDENGLSEVDSIVKNVKNFTDSLNKTDTKELAKNLNTLIASANSVFKSANSAVTGYSSLQDIITQKVKNGEYDLRNTVSPLLREASEFLNGFDKTLREFRGALQRLEDNPYEFFFTNPVPNDKGDKK encoded by the coding sequence ATGGAAAATAGAAATTCTTATACCATTGTCGGCATGTTTTTCATAGCCTGCCTTACAGCATTTGCCATATTTATCTGGTGGATGACTAGCAAAAATAACACAAAGGTTGATTTTAAGGAGTATTACATCCACACGACCGAGCTGCCAAGCGGACTAAAGGTTGATTCTACGGTTAAATTTATCGGCGTGCCAGCTGGAAGCGTTAGCGATATAAATTTTGTCGATGACAAAAACGCTCTTATAAACATCACGATGAAGATAAGAGAGGATCTGCCTATCAAGGCTGATAGCGTGGCTAGCATCGAAGTTCAGGCTATTAGCGGTGTGGCTAGTATAAATATAAGCCGAGGCACGAAGGATTTTAAACCAGGCGATAAGCCTATCTTAAAGCTTGAAGAGAGCCTTCTTTCAAAGCTTGGAAACAACGCTGAGAACATCACTTTAAAGATAAATCAAACCCTTGATAAAGTTGATGGCTTTTTCTCAGCTGAAAATATCTCTCACATCGAATCAATCCTAAGAAATATCGATAAATTTACTCAGGTTTTAACCGATGAAAATGGCTTAAGCGAGGTTGATAGCATCGTTAAAAATGTAAAAAATTTCACCGACAGCCTAAACAAAACAGACACAAAAGAGCTTGCTAAAAATTTAAACACATTAATCGCAAGTGCAAATTCAGTTTTCAAATCAGCAAATTCGGCTGTCACTGGATATAGCTCGCTTCAAGATATCATCACTCAAAAGGTAAAAAACGGCGAGTATGACCTTAGAAACACGGTCTCTCCGCTTCTTAGAGAGGCTAGCGAGTTTTTAAATGGATTTGACAAGACGCTACGTGAGTTTAGAGGCGCGCTTCAAAGACTTGAGGACAATCCTTACGAGTTTTTCTTCACAAATCCAGTGCCAAATGACAAAGGAGATAAAAAATGA
- a CDS encoding ABC transporter ATP-binding protein: MNEIIVGKNITTSYGDKIMHDNVSWSVKEAEIYGFLGGSGAGKTTLMKTMIYLKKPSKGDIFFDGVNMWKSSQQEQQEIKLKSGTMFQFGALYSSMTILDNVGVLLHEYSKFNKRQIDEIAMFWIQKVGLKKEVSMLYPSELSGGMKKRAALARALVLSPRVLFLDEPNSGLDPVSSRQMDALIKELRDSIGVTVVMVTHDADSIFDILDRFLIIDNKKIAFEGDIKELEHLENNPLEELFKMRKK, translated from the coding sequence ATGAACGAGATAATAGTTGGAAAAAACATAACGACAAGTTATGGCGACAAGATAATGCACGATAATGTGAGCTGGAGCGTCAAAGAGGCTGAAATTTATGGCTTTTTAGGCGGCAGTGGCGCTGGTAAAACGACGCTTATGAAGACGATGATATATCTAAAAAAGCCAAGCAAGGGCGATATATTTTTTGATGGCGTCAATATGTGGAAAAGTAGCCAACAAGAGCAGCAAGAGATCAAGCTAAAAAGTGGGACGATGTTTCAGTTTGGAGCGCTTTATAGCTCGATGACGATACTTGATAATGTGGGTGTTTTGCTCCATGAGTACTCTAAATTTAACAAGCGCCAGATCGATGAGATAGCGATGTTTTGGATACAAAAAGTTGGGCTTAAAAAAGAGGTTTCAATGCTCTATCCAAGCGAGCTAAGTGGTGGTATGAAAAAAAGAGCCGCGCTTGCAAGAGCCTTGGTGCTAAGTCCAAGGGTGCTATTTTTAGATGAGCCAAACAGCGGCCTTGATCCTGTTAGCTCACGCCAGATGGATGCGCTCATAAAAGAGCTTCGTGATAGCATCGGCGTAACTGTCGTCATGGTGACGCATGATGCGGATAGTATTTTTGATATTTTGGATAGATTTTTGATAATAGATAACAAAAAGATAGCCTTTGAGGGAGATATAAAAGAGCTTGAACATCTTGAAAACAACCCGCTTGAAGAGCTATTTAAAATGAGGAAAAAGTAG
- a CDS encoding COG3400 family protein: MKKILIIAGGAFARNFLDRLLGAKSNLHHYIVVSNEDHSQKANYENFTFYQFDPTSLSKLKSISDGYFSQFCIVSENKNEAVAVYENLRQISTKTETIFMNSWELDEKCKETFASDKHLSVVDIRDIAASRLMDYLPDMPVYADNIGFSEGEIMEVKVPIGSSYMYRHVSSIAQKRWRIALIYRGAEIILPKPNTMIQPSDILLIVGDPNVLQNVYRSIKRESGQFPSPFGSNIYTLIDMRSMSKERVGKLIKDSLYVHSKLNNKRLIFRVINPTLGENLETLKAIKEKNILVLMDYFNSDNKSIKDDVLKHDIGLIISDDRYFFKFQKLFYELKIPVLKTGKILLSKIKEGVILGDQSQEVENQSAVITDCCAQLDLEMRFYYFDNKHSDDEALKEHFESISTLFSKRIKIENHSLKNPLVKLKGTNDLLHFVMFTKNVANGGAFAFLSTNLNRLYKKLSKNAQLFVPVSE, translated from the coding sequence ATGAAGAAAATTTTAATAATCGCTGGTGGAGCTTTTGCAAGAAATTTTTTAGATAGACTTCTTGGAGCAAAGTCAAATTTACACCACTACATCGTTGTTTCAAACGAAGATCACAGCCAAAAGGCAAATTACGAAAATTTCACATTTTATCAGTTTGACCCAACGAGCCTTTCAAAGCTAAAGAGCATAAGTGATGGCTATTTTAGCCAGTTTTGTATCGTGAGTGAGAACAAAAATGAAGCGGTTGCTGTTTATGAAAATTTAAGACAGATCAGCACAAAAACTGAGACCATTTTTATGAACTCGTGGGAGCTTGACGAAAAGTGCAAGGAGACTTTTGCAAGCGATAAGCATCTAAGCGTAGTTGATATAAGAGATATCGCAGCTTCAAGGCTCATGGACTATCTGCCAGATATGCCTGTATATGCTGATAATATCGGCTTTAGCGAGGGCGAGATCATGGAGGTTAAGGTGCCTATTGGCAGCTCATATATGTATCGCCATGTAAGCTCGATCGCTCAAAAAAGATGGCGGATAGCGCTTATTTACAGGGGCGCTGAGATCATCTTGCCAAAGCCAAATACAATGATCCAGCCAAGCGATATCTTGCTAATCGTTGGCGATCCAAACGTACTTCAAAACGTTTATCGCTCGATAAAACGCGAAAGTGGGCAGTTTCCAAGTCCATTTGGCAGCAACATCTACACGCTAATCGATATGAGATCAATGAGCAAAGAGCGAGTTGGCAAGCTTATAAAAGATAGCTTATATGTGCATTCAAAGCTAAATAACAAACGCCTTATCTTTAGGGTGATAAATCCAACTTTGGGTGAAAATTTAGAGACGTTAAAGGCGATAAAAGAGAAAAACATCCTTGTTTTGATGGATTATTTTAATAGCGACAATAAATCGATAAAAGATGACGTTTTAAAACACGATATCGGACTAATCATAAGCGACGATAGATACTTTTTCAAATTTCAAAAGCTATTTTATGAGCTTAAAATTCCAGTGCTAAAAACGGGTAAAATTTTGCTCTCAAAGATAAAAGAGGGCGTGATACTGGGCGATCAAAGCCAAGAGGTCGAAAATCAATCAGCTGTCATTACAGACTGCTGCGCGCAGCTTGATTTGGAGATGAGATTTTACTATTTTGATAACAAGCATAGCGACGATGAAGCGCTAAAAGAGCACTTTGAGAGCATTAGCACGCTCTTTTCAAAGCGCATAAAGATAGAAAATCACAGCCTTAAAAACCCGCTTGTAAAGTTAAAAGGCACAAATGATCTGCTTCATTTTGTGATGTTTACTAAAAACGTGGCAAATGGTGGCGCTTTTGCCTTTTTATCGACAAATTTAAATAGACTTTATAAAAAACTAAGCAAAAACGCACAGCTTTTTGTGCCAGTAAGTGAGTAG
- the ffh gene encoding signal recognition particle protein — MFEQISESFRLAVSKIRFVDDEKALKNALDVLKKALLKADVHHKVTKDLLASIESELKQTGVGQKNFLDAIKSNLTTILTAPGNQGFVYAPVAPTIVLMAGLQGSGKTTTTIKLANYLKLRKKKVLVAACDLQRLAAVEQLKQLCVANDIDLFYIENENNPIKVAKEALEKAKSGLYDVLLVDTAGRLAIDEKLMQEIKDVKNAINPHEIFYVADAMSGQDAVKTATSFNEILGISGVILSKFDSDSKGGVAISIAKQLNIPLRFVGTGEKVADIESFIPDRIVSRIMGEGDLATLVEKTSTIIDEKEAKRLNQKIKKGQFNFNDFLDQMESVKKLGSMKSLMGMIPGLSNIANQIKDIDLDNSKEILHIKAMINSMTQKERENPDLLNNSRKRRLAAGSGLSQVEVNRFLKQFENASKLAKKFSGKGGAKGLANMLSQANLKRPV; from the coding sequence GTGTTCGAACAAATTAGCGAGTCTTTTAGATTAGCTGTTAGCAAGATACGTTTTGTAGATGACGAAAAAGCTCTAAAAAACGCACTTGACGTGCTCAAAAAAGCTCTTTTAAAAGCTGATGTTCACCACAAAGTCACTAAAGATCTACTCGCGTCTATCGAAAGCGAACTAAAGCAAACTGGCGTTGGTCAAAAGAATTTCTTAGATGCGATCAAGTCAAATTTAACTACTATCTTAACAGCTCCTGGCAACCAAGGCTTTGTCTATGCACCAGTTGCACCGACCATTGTTTTGATGGCTGGCTTGCAAGGTAGCGGTAAAACAACGACAACTATCAAGCTTGCAAACTATCTAAAGCTAAGAAAGAAAAAAGTTTTAGTTGCGGCTTGCGACTTGCAAAGATTAGCAGCGGTTGAGCAGCTAAAACAGCTCTGCGTTGCAAATGATATCGATCTTTTTTATATAGAAAATGAAAACAACCCTATAAAAGTAGCAAAAGAAGCACTAGAAAAAGCAAAAAGCGGCCTTTATGACGTGCTTTTAGTGGATACTGCTGGTCGTCTTGCGATCGATGAAAAGTTGATGCAAGAGATAAAAGATGTAAAAAATGCGATAAATCCACATGAAATTTTCTATGTAGCTGACGCTATGAGCGGACAAGATGCCGTAAAGACAGCTACAAGTTTTAATGAAATTTTGGGAATTTCTGGAGTTATCCTTTCTAAATTTGACTCTGACTCAAAGGGCGGCGTAGCTATTAGTATCGCAAAACAGCTAAATATCCCACTTAGATTTGTTGGTACTGGCGAGAAAGTAGCTGATATCGAGAGCTTTATACCAGACCGTATCGTAAGCCGTATAATGGGCGAGGGCGACCTAGCTACTTTGGTAGAGAAAACATCGACTATTATCGATGAAAAAGAGGCAAAACGTCTAAATCAAAAGATAAAAAAAGGTCAATTTAACTTTAATGACTTTTTGGATCAAATGGAAAGCGTTAAAAAACTTGGTAGTATGAAATCTTTGATGGGGATGATACCTGGACTTTCAAATATTGCAAATCAGATAAAAGATATAGACCTTGATAATTCAAAAGAAATTTTGCATATTAAGGCTATGATAAACTCTATGACGCAAAAAGAGCGTGAAAATCCAGACCTTTTAAACAATAGTAGAAAAAGGCGTTTGGCAGCTGGCTCTGGACTATCTCAAGTAGAGGTAAATCGCTTTTTAAAGCAGTTTGAAAATGCTTCAAAGCTTGCTAAGAAATTTTCAGGAAAGGGCGGAGCAAAGGGACTTGCAAATATGCTTTCACAAGCAAATTTAAAAAGACCTGTTTGA
- a CDS encoding KH domain-containing protein — MVENFLYEYAKLIADFPEKVTIERQELGENFVEIIISADKVDTGKLIGKDGKMINAIKTVIIGCKAKDNTSYRVTVKAIE; from the coding sequence ATGGTTGAAAATTTTTTATACGAATACGCCAAGCTGATAGCTGATTTTCCTGAAAAGGTGACTATTGAGCGTCAAGAGCTTGGTGAAAATTTTGTCGAGATCATTATAAGTGCTGATAAGGTTGATACTGGAAAGCTTATCGGTAAAGACGGCAAAATGATAAATGCTATAAAGACCGTTATTATTGGCTGTAAAGCAAAAGACAATACAAGTTATAGAGTAACGGTAAAAGCTATTGAATAG
- the rpsP gene encoding 30S ribosomal protein S16 yields MATVVRLTRMGRKKRPFYRIVVTDSRKRRDSGWIESIGYYNPMVEPNVINFNKERLDYWKSVGAKLSDRVAQITK; encoded by the coding sequence ATGGCAACAGTAGTAAGACTAACAAGAATGGGACGTAAAAAAAGACCTTTTTATCGTATAGTTGTTACAGATAGCAGAAAAAGACGCGACAGCGGTTGGATAGAGAGCATTGGTTATTACAACCCTATGGTTGAGCCAAATGTTATAAATTTCAACAAAGAGAGATTGGATTACTGGAAAAGTGTCGGTGCTAAACTTAGCGACAGAGTTGCACAAATTACAAAATAA
- the tgt gene encoding tRNA guanosine(34) transglycosylase Tgt produces the protein MKFEVIKKDGNARRGVLTTAHSVIQTPVFMPVGTVGAVKSLDAFDMSEILDAKIILANTYHMYLRPGSKVVREFGGLHGFSKFDRSFLTDSGGFQAFSLRSNTKNDDGGIKFKSHIDGSTHYFTPRSVLDTQYDLGSDIMMILDDLVALPAEQKRIDLSIKRTIKWAKEAIDYHKFMQSKGVGLQQNIFGIVQGGTDYEARKFCAQALNEMPFDGLAIGGLSVGESNEAMYDTVEAVMPFMDELRPRYLMGVGTPEDLVENVERGVDMFDCVMPTRNARNGTLFTSFGKINIKSAKFINDHAPIDPACQCYTCKRYSRGYLNHLFKTRELTFFRLASLHNLHYYLNLMKEMREAIEVGEFAKFKRNFYAKRSADEL, from the coding sequence ATGAAATTTGAAGTTATAAAAAAAGATGGCAACGCAAGGCGCGGCGTCCTAACAACCGCTCACAGCGTGATACAAACGCCAGTTTTCATGCCAGTTGGCACGGTTGGCGCAGTTAAAAGCTTAGATGCCTTTGATATGAGTGAAATTTTAGACGCAAAGATAATTTTAGCAAACACCTACCACATGTATCTGCGCCCTGGTAGCAAGGTCGTGCGTGAGTTTGGCGGACTTCATGGATTTTCTAAATTTGATCGCTCGTTTTTAACTGATAGCGGCGGATTTCAGGCATTTTCGCTTAGGTCAAACACCAAAAACGACGATGGCGGGATAAAATTTAAAAGCCACATCGACGGCAGCACGCACTACTTCACGCCAAGATCCGTCCTTGACACACAGTATGACCTGGGCAGCGACATAATGATGATACTTGATGATCTAGTCGCCTTGCCTGCTGAGCAAAAAAGGATAGATCTAAGCATAAAGCGAACGATAAAATGGGCAAAAGAGGCGATTGATTACCACAAATTTATGCAAAGCAAGGGCGTTGGCCTGCAGCAAAATATCTTTGGCATCGTTCAAGGCGGCACCGACTATGAGGCACGTAAATTTTGCGCGCAGGCGCTAAACGAGATGCCATTTGACGGCCTTGCCATAGGAGGGCTAAGTGTTGGCGAAAGCAATGAGGCGATGTATGACACGGTTGAGGCGGTTATGCCATTTATGGATGAGCTTAGACCTCGCTATCTAATGGGCGTTGGCACGCCTGAAGATCTTGTAGAAAACGTGGAGCGAGGCGTTGATATGTTTGACTGCGTCATGCCAACTAGAAACGCAAGAAATGGCACGCTATTTACTAGCTTTGGTAAGATAAATATAAAATCAGCCAAATTTATAAACGACCACGCGCCGATAGACCCAGCTTGTCAGTGCTACACCTGCAAGCGCTACTCAAGAGGCTATTTAAACCACCTTTTTAAGACTAGAGAGCTAACATTTTTTAGACTAGCAAGCCTTCACAACCTCCACTACTATCTAAATTTGATGAAAGAGATGAGAGAGGCGATAGAGGTCGGCGAATTTGCTAAATTTAAGCGAAATTTCTACGCAAAAAGGAGCGCAGATGAGCTATAA
- the rplS gene encoding 50S ribosomal protein L19 — protein MRNKYIEAFENAQIAGKNIPDFRAGDTLRVATRIHEGDKTRIQNFEGICIARRGSGTGETFIIRKIGANSVGVERIFPIFSDSIEEIKVLRKGRVRRAKLFYLRELRGKAAKIRELRK, from the coding sequence ATGAGAAATAAATACATTGAAGCATTTGAAAATGCTCAAATTGCTGGTAAGAATATCCCTGACTTCCGTGCAGGAGATACATTGCGTGTGGCTACTCGTATTCACGAGGGTGACAAAACGAGAATTCAAAATTTTGAAGGCATTTGTATAGCTAGACGTGGTAGCGGCACTGGTGAAACATTTATTATCAGAAAAATCGGTGCTAACAGTGTTGGTGTTGAGAGGATTTTTCCAATCTTTAGTGATTCTATCGAAGAGATAAAGGTTCTTAGAAAAGGTCGTGTTAGAAGAGCTAAGCTATTCTATCTACGCGAATTACGCGGTAAAGCAGCTAAGATCCGCGAACTTAGAAAATAA
- the trmD gene encoding tRNA (guanosine(37)-N1)-methyltransferase TrmD → MKFTFITLFENLVKPYFCDSILKRAISNKFIEIDFINPRNFTNDKYNKVDDYMIGGGAGLLMFPQPLDESIKFLKEKDKNAHVIFLTPAGKKFSQNDAKRLSKKDHICFVCSRYEGLDERVVELWADEVFCIGDFILTGGELPALCMSDAISRNVPGVLGNDMSLEVESFEGNLLEAPSFTKPDNFKSLFVVSEFLKGNHAKIHNLKNKMAHCKTRYFRPDLYQKLKPHK, encoded by the coding sequence ATGAAATTTACGTTTATTACACTTTTTGAAAATTTAGTCAAACCTTACTTTTGCGATTCTATTTTAAAACGTGCGATTAGTAATAAATTTATAGAAATTGATTTCATAAATCCAAGAAATTTTACCAACGATAAGTACAATAAAGTTGATGATTATATGATCGGAGGCGGAGCAGGGCTTTTGATGTTTCCGCAGCCTTTGGATGAGTCGATTAAATTTTTAAAAGAAAAAGACAAAAATGCCCATGTTATTTTTTTGACGCCAGCTGGTAAAAAATTTAGTCAAAATGACGCAAAAAGACTCTCTAAAAAAGATCATATTTGTTTTGTCTGCAGTAGATATGAAGGTCTTGATGAGAGAGTTGTTGAACTTTGGGCGGACGAAGTTTTTTGTATAGGTGATTTTATTTTAACTGGCGGAGAGCTGCCTGCACTTTGTATGAGTGACGCGATATCAAGAAATGTGCCCGGAGTTTTGGGAAACGACATGAGCCTTGAAGTAGAGAGTTTTGAAGGCAATCTGCTTGAAGCCCCATCTTTTACAAAACCTGATAATTTTAAATCCCTCTTTGTGGTTTCAGAGTTTTTAAAGGGTAATCATGCTAAAATCCACAACTTAAAAAACAAGATGGCTCACTGCAAAACAAGGTACTTTCGCCCTGATTTATATCAAAAGCTAAAGCCACATAAATAA
- the rimM gene encoding ribosome maturation factor RimM (Essential for efficient processing of 16S rRNA): MNSDIVEVATIGRCVGLKGYLKLHNKSDFPEQFKKGATFFDKNNNQLIIKDYNRQKELVLFEKFDDLDLAKTLVNKTIYTTKELTRKNCKLKKDEFFQFDIVGLKVVENGEILGVVEDIQDNFANSLLYIKTDEELIAGGKPKNFYIPYLERFIESVNLDSGEILVKGARDILENS, encoded by the coding sequence TTGAATAGTGATATTGTTGAAGTCGCTACCATCGGGAGATGTGTTGGTTTAAAGGGCTATTTAAAGCTTCACAACAAGAGCGACTTCCCAGAGCAATTTAAAAAGGGCGCGACCTTTTTTGATAAAAACAATAATCAGCTCATCATAAAAGATTACAACAGACAAAAAGAGCTGGTTTTGTTTGAAAAATTTGATGACTTAGACCTTGCTAAAACACTTGTAAACAAAACTATTTATACTACAAAAGAGCTCACCAGAAAAAACTGCAAACTAAAAAAAGATGAATTTTTTCAGTTTGATATTGTTGGCTTAAAAGTTGTAGAAAATGGTGAAATTTTGGGTGTCGTAGAAGATATCCAAGATAATTTTGCAAATTCACTTTTATACATAAAAACTGATGAAGAGCTTATCGCAGGTGGTAAACCAAAGAATTTCTACATTCCATATTTGGAGCGCTTTATCGAAAGCGTAAATTTGGATAGTGGAGAGATTTTAGTAAAAGGCGCTAGAGATATCTTAGAAAATTCATGA
- a CDS encoding MlaE family ABC transporter permease: MQKRNDIVFTEANGTATIKFAGEFSYKDAKNLQSIFKKIQKLNGNVKFDFSELKSIDYAVLILLKNTLNGKKFEIITNDEKIKAMSDLLNDEKIDFNYMPPHNSLNFFSRLGEKICEGFVNLLEFGSFLGEFLIKSVRILFNPANLRFREFSNYIKDGGVNAVFIVSLTAFLIGVVLAYLGSAMLASFGASIFIVEIMGMLTLREVAPLIAAIVVAGRSASSFTAQIGAMKLTEEIDAMKTMGFEPFNFLVLPRIIAMVLCVPVIIFIADSISILGQMIICQTILDISFSDYLNRFREMVELRHFAVGMIKAPFFGAVIAIIGCMRGFGVSQNAQSLGAMTTVSVVNAIFWVIALDAFFAIIFMWLKI, from the coding sequence TTGCAAAAAAGAAATGATATCGTTTTTACCGAAGCAAACGGCACTGCGACCATAAAATTTGCAGGCGAGTTTAGCTACAAAGACGCAAAAAATTTACAAAGCATTTTTAAAAAAATCCAAAAGCTTAACGGCAATGTTAAATTTGACTTTAGCGAGCTAAAGAGTATTGATTATGCTGTTTTGATCCTTTTAAAAAATACGCTAAATGGCAAGAAATTTGAGATCATCACAAATGATGAGAAGATAAAGGCGATGAGCGATCTTTTAAATGATGAGAAGATCGACTTTAACTACATGCCACCGCACAATAGCCTAAATTTCTTCTCACGCTTAGGTGAGAAAATTTGCGAGGGATTTGTAAATTTGCTTGAGTTTGGCTCGTTTTTGGGCGAGTTTTTGATAAAGAGCGTGAGGATTTTATTTAATCCTGCAAATTTAAGATTTAGAGAATTTAGCAACTACATAAAAGATGGTGGCGTAAATGCCGTTTTCATCGTATCGCTCACCGCTTTTTTGATAGGCGTCGTGCTTGCTTATCTTGGCAGTGCGATGCTTGCAAGCTTTGGGGCAAGTATATTTATAGTAGAGATCATGGGCATGCTAACGCTTAGAGAGGTCGCTCCGCTCATCGCTGCTATCGTCGTGGCGGGCAGGTCGGCATCTAGCTTTACCGCGCAAATTGGCGCTATGAAGCTAACTGAGGAGATAGACGCGATGAAGACGATGGGCTTTGAGCCATTTAACTTCTTGGTCTTGCCGCGCATCATCGCCATGGTGCTTTGCGTGCCTGTCATCATCTTTATAGCTGATAGCATAAGCATTTTAGGGCAGATGATCATTTGCCAAACGATACTTGATATCAGCTTTAGCGACTATCTTAATAGGTTTCGTGAGATGGTCGAGCTTAGGCACTTTGCTGTTGGCATGATAAAGGCTCCGTTTTTTGGTGCGGTGATAGCGATTATTGGGTGTATGAGGGGATTTGGCGTTAGTCAAAACGCCCAAAGCCTTGGAGCGATGACAACCGTTAGCGTTGTAAATGCGATATTTTGGGTCATTGCGCTTGATGCATTTTTCGCGATAATTTTTATGTGGCTAAAGATATGA